The proteins below come from a single Conger conger chromosome 10, fConCon1.1, whole genome shotgun sequence genomic window:
- the LOC133139083 gene encoding cytochrome c oxidase subunit 4 isoform 2, mitochondrial, whose protein sequence is MFQLTAGRLCSLLTKRTVMAATSTSVRMASHGHEVTEPTDMSMPMYWDRLDTPLPDRPYQDTLTASDKSLKQKEKGPWNQLSTEEKLALYRLSFGKTYAEMKRPSGEWKSVIGGIFVFFGLTGLIIIWQKHYVFPAEPHTFHVDWQAKQAQRMLDMRMNPVEGFSSQWDYEKKQWK, encoded by the exons ATGTTCCAGCTGACAGCAGGACGTTTGTGCAGTCTCTTGACAAAGCGCACGGTGATGGCGGCAACAAGCACTAGTGTAAGGATGGCAAGTCACGGACACG AGGTGACCGAGCCGACAGATATGTCCATGCCAATGTATTGGGACCGCTTGGACACCCCATTGCCAGACAGACCATACCAGGACACTCTCACTGCATCAGATAAGAGcctgaaacagaaagaaaagggTCCCTGGAATCAGCTGTCCACTGAGGAGAAGCTTGCTT TGTACAGGCTGTCTTTCGGGAAGACGTATGCTGAGATGAAGAGGCCCTCCGGTGAGTGGAAGAGCGTAATCGGTGGCATCTTCGTCTTCTTCGGCCTCACAGGCCTCATTATCATCTGGCAGAAACATTACG TGTTTCCAGCAGAGCCGCACACCTTCCATGTGGATTGGCAGGCAAAGCAGGCCCAGAGGATGCTGGACATGCGCATGAACCCGGTGGAGGGTTTCTCCTCCCAGTGGGACTACGAGAAGAAGCAGTGGAAGTAG
- the arfgef2 gene encoding brefeldin A-inhibited guanine nucleotide-exchange protein 2, whose amino-acid sequence MLQQHRPERQLQTESTKTKSMFLSRALEKILADKEVKRTQHSQLRKACQVALDEIKTELEKQKDGTVVAPRANYIEADKYVLPFELACQSKSPRIVSTSLDCLQKLIAYGHITGNAPDSSVPGKRLIDRLVETVCNCFQGPQTDEGVQLQIIKALLTAVTSPHIEIHEGTVLLTVRTCYNIYLASRNLINQTTAKATLTQMLNVIFTRMETQAALEAREQEKERHRLQQPSPLPGRVSASPQSQNGSLSPAASIPEASPSPATPGDTPGDMPSVNGRSEEGGAQDEGDVQEPIQDAPPLPDVPVGPDVPVVPDVPVGPDVVESEQDGQVAQPAVEEQEGGAKVEVEGQGEKEPDPEELEVKEQPEPETGQEPEPQPHAESEHPETAPPPGKAAIQQVNGIVEDRTSESSTDILDADAMQGGPAARFSHILQKDAFLVFRSLCKLSMKPLADGPPDPKSHELRSKVVSLQLLLSVLQGAGPVFRTHEMFVNAIKQYLCVALSKNGVSSVPDVFELSLAIFLTLLSHFKVHLKMQIEVFFREIFLTILETSSSSFEHKWMVIQTLTRICADAQCVVDIYVNYDCDLNAANIFERLVNDLSKIAQGRSGQELGMTPLQELSLRKKGLECLVSILKCMVEWSKDLYVNPNLQANLGQERPAEVEGMEGRLSDHLASRRDSASSLDSTVSSGYQTSQPDHPEQYEVIKQQKEIIEHGIVLFNKKPKRGVQYLQEQGMLGVSAEDIAQFLHQEERLDTTQVGEFLGENVRFNKEVMYCYVDQLDFCGRDFVSALRAFLEGFRLPGEAQKIDRLMEKFAARYLECNQGETLFASADTAYVLAYSIIMLTTDLHSPQVKNKMTKEQYIKMNHGINDSKDLPEEYLSSIYDEIAGKKIAMKESKEHSITPKSSKQSVASEKQRRLLYNVEMEQMAKTAKALMEAVSHAQAPFFSATHLEHVRPMFKLAWTPLLAAFSVGLQDCDDQEVASLCLEGIRCAIRIACIFSMQLERDAYIQALARFTLLTASSSITEMKQKNIDTIKTLITVAHTDGNYLGNSWHEILRCISQLELAQLIGTGVKTRYISGVGRDRESGIKGFPTGGEEFMPLGLGTLVGGPDRKQMAHIQESVGETSSQSVVVAVDRIFTGSTRLDGNAIVDFVRWLCAVSMDELASPHQPRMFSLQKIVEISYYNMNRIRLQWSRIWQVIGDHFNKVGCNPNKDVAIFAVDSLRQLSMKFLEKGELANFRFQKDFLRPFEHIMKKNRSPTIRDMVIRCVAQMVNSQAANIRSGWKNIFSVFHQAASDLEEPIVELAFQTTGHIVMNTFQAHFAAAIDSFQDAVKCLSEFVCNAAFPDTSMEAIRLIRHCAKYVSERPQALREYTSDDMNVAPGDRVWVRGWFPILFELSCIINRCKLDVRTRGLTVMFEIMKSYGHTFEKHWWHDLFRIIFRIFDNMKLPEQQTEKTEWMTTTCNHALYAICDVFTQFYEPLSEVLLADLFTQLQWCVRQDNEQLARSGTNCLENLVILNGEKFSPDVWDITCSCMLEIFQNTSPHALLTWRPASQEEETGDSKHMDVEMDSQSQSSFEKTLSERGQSQMSNASDEAWRGKSYAKISDQKLFACLLIKCVVQLELIQTIDNIVFYPATSKKEDADNMAAAQRDMLEEAGGETGAAVGGAGEQGMYKHLSPPHLFKLLDCLLESHAFARDFNSNNEQRTALWRAGFKGKSKPNLLKQETSSLACCLRILFRMYSDQQLQASWPDIQTRLLLVCSEALAYFISLTSESHREAWTSLLLLLLTKTLRLPDTKFKPHASCYYPHLCEMMQFDLIPELRAVLRHFFLRIGSVFHIAAPEACQPRPGGT is encoded by the exons GCTCTCTTAACGGCAGTGACATCGCCCCACATCGAGATCCATGAGGGCACGGTGCTGCTGACGGTCCGTACCTGTTACAACATCTACCTGGCCAGCCGCAACCTGATCAACCAGACCACCGCCAAGGCCACCCTCACCCAGATGCTCAATGTCATCTTCACTCGCATGGAGACGCAggca GCACTGGAGGCTCgggagcaggagaaggagcGACACCGACTGCAGCAGCCGTCCCCCCTCCCCGGGCGGGTGTCAGCCTCCCCCCAGAGCCAAAACGGGTCCCTGTCCCCCGCTGCCAGCATTCCCGAGGccagcccctcccctgccaCCCCGGGGGACACCCCAGGGGACATGCCTTCTGTCAACGGGCGGTCAGAGGAGGGCGGGGCTCAGGATGAGGGAGACGTACAGGAACCAATCCAAGACGCCCCACCCCTTCCAG ATGTTCCTGTTGGTCCAGATGTTCCCGTCGTCCCAGATGTCCCTGTAGGTCCAGATGTGGTGGAATCAGAACAAGATGGGCAGGTGGCCCAACCTGCtgtggaggagcaggagggcggGGCAAAGGTGGAGGTAGAGGGGCAAGGGGAGAAGGAACCTGACCCTGAGGAACTGGAGGTTAAGGAGCAGCCAGAACCAGAGACTGGACAAG aaccagaaccacagCCCCATGCTGAGAGTGAGCACCCTGAGACTGCCCCCCCTCCTGGCAAAGCAGCCATCCAGCAGGTCAACGGCATTGTGGAGGACCGCACCTCCGAATCCTCTACAGACATCCTG GACGCAGACGCCATGCAGGGAGGCCCTGCAGCCCGCTTCTCCCACATCCTGCAGAAGGACGCCTTCCTGGTCTTCCGCTCGCTCTGTAAGCTCTCCATGAAGCCCCTCGCAGACGGGCCTCCGGACCCCAA GTCGCATGAGCTGCGGTCCAAGGTGGTgtccctgcagctgctgctgtcagtCCTCCAGGGTGCCGGGCCCGTCTTCCGCACCCACGAGATGTTCGTCAACGCCATCAAGCAATACCTGTGCGTGGCCCTGTCCAAGAACGGGGTCTCCTCTGTGCCCGATGTCTTCGAGCTCTCGCTCGCCATCTTCCTCACCCTGCTGTCCCACTTCAAGGTCCATCTCAAGATGCAGATTGAG gtgtTCTTCAGGGAAATATTCCTTACAATCTTGGAGACGTCCTCCAGTTCCTTTGAACACAAGTGGATGGTGATCCAGACACTCACCCGAATCTGTGCAG ATGCTCAGTGTGTTGTGGACATCTACGTCAACTACGACTGTGACCTCAATGCAGCCAATATCTTTGAGAGGCTGGTTAATGACCTGTCCAAGATTGCCCAAGGAAGGAGTGGCCAGGAGCTGGGCATGACACCCCTGCAG GAGCTGAGCTTGCGAAAGAAAGGTCTGGAATGCCTTGTGTCAATCCTGAAATGCATGGTGGAGTGGAGCAAAGACCTTTATGTCAACCCCAATCTACAGGCCAACCTTG GTCAGGAGAGGCCGGCGGAGGTGGAGGGCATGGAGGGGAGGCTGTCGGACCACCTGGCCTCCCGCAGGGACAGTGCCAGCTCCCTGGACTCCACCGTGTCCTCAGGGTACCAGACCTCCCAGCCTGACCACCCGGAGCAGTACGAGGTCATCAAGCAGCAGAAGGAGATCATCGAGCACGGCATCGTGCT ATTTAACAAGAAACCAAAGCGGGGCGTTCAGTACCTGCAGgagcagggcatgctgggagtcTCGGCAGAAGACATTGCCCAGTTCCTGCATCAGGAGGAACGACTCGACACG ACGCAGGTCGGTGAGTTTCTGGGGGAGAATGTCCGCTTCAACAAGGAGGTCATGTACTGCTACGTGGACCAGCTGGATTTCTGTGGGCGGGACTTTGTGTCCGCCCTCCGGGCGTTCCTGGAGGGCTTCCGGCTGCCAGGCGAAGCGCAGAAGATTGACAGGCTCATGGAGAAGTTCGCTGCCAGATACCTGGAGTGTAACCAAGG AGAGACGCTCTTCGCCAGCGCAGACACGGCCTACGTACTGGCCTACTCCATCATCATGCTCACCACAGACCTGCACAGCCCTCAG GTGAAGAACAAAATGACGAAGGAGCAGTACATCAAAATGAACCACGGGATCAACGACAGCAAGGACCTGCCGGAGGAGTACCTGTCCTCCATCTATGACGAGATCGCAGGCAAGAAGATCGCCATGAAGGAGAGCAAGGAGCACTCCATCACGCCCAAGTCCAGCAagcaga GTGTGGCCAGTGAGAAGCAGAGACGCCTGCTCTACAACGTGGAGATGGAGCAGATGGCCAAGACGGCCAAGGCCCTGATGGAGGCTGTGAGCCACGCCCAGGCGCCCTTCTTCAGCGCCACCCACCTGGAGCACGTGCGGCCCATGTTTAAG CTGGCCTGGACACCCTTACTGGCAGCCTTCAGCGTGGGTCTGCAGGACTGTGACGACCAGGAGgtggcctctctgtgtctggagGGCATTCGCTGTGCTATCAGGATCGCCTGCATCTTCAGcatgcag ctggAAAGGGATGCATATATCCAGGCTCTGGCGCGCTTCACCCTGCTGACTGCCAGCTCCAGCATTACGGAGATGAAGCAGAAGAACATTGACACCATTAAGACCCTCATCACAGTGGCCCACACCGATGGCAACTACCTGGGAAACTCCTGGCACGAG ATTCTGCGGTGTATCAGCCAGCTGGAGCTGGCACAGCTGATTGGGACAGGGGTGAAGACGCGCTACATCTCCGGGGTGGGGCGGGACAGGGAGTCTGGGATCAAGGGCTTCCCCACAGGGGGAGAGGAGTTTATGCCACTGGGCCTAG GTACTTTGGTGGGGGGGCCAGACAGGAAGCAGATGGCCCATATCCAGGAGTCTGTTGGAGAGACGAGCTCTCAGAGCGTGGTGGTGGCAGTGGACAG AATCTTCACTGGTTCCACCCGGCTGGACGGGAATGCAATAG TTGACTTTGTGCGCTGGTTGTGTGCGGTGTCGATGGACGAGCTGGCTTCTCCACACCAGCCACGCATGTTCAGCCTGCAGAAGATAGTGGAGATCTCCTACTACAACATGAACCGTATCCGCCTGCAGTGGTCCCGAATCTGGCAGGTTATTGGAGACCACTTCAACAAG GTGGGCTGTAACCCCAACAAGGACGTGGCCATCTTTGCAGTGGACTCCCTGCGGCAGCTGTCTATGAAGTTTCTGGAAAAAGGAGAGCTGGCAAACTTCCGCTTCCAGAAGGACTTCCTACGGCCATTTGAGCACATCATGAAGAAGAACAG GTCACCCACAATCAGGGATATGGTGATCCGCTGTGTGGCTCAGATGGTGAACTCCCAGGCAGCCAACATCCGCTCCGGCTGGAAGAACATCTTCTCTGTGTTTCACCAGGCTGCCTCCGACCTGGAGGAGCCCATCGTGGAGCTGGCCTTCCAGACCACAGGACACATCGTCA TGAACACCTTCCAGGCACATTTTGCAGCTGCCATTGACTCCTTCCAGGATGCGGTGAAGTGCCTGTCTGAGTTTGTGTGCAATGCTGCATTCCCTGACACCAGCATGGAGGCCATTAGACTCATACGCCACTGCGCCAAATATGTGTCCGAACGACCACAG GCCCTGAGGGAATACACGAGTGATGACATGAACGTGGCCCCGGGGGATCGGGTGTGGGTTCGAGGCTGGTTCCCCATCCTCTTTGAGCTGTCCTGCATCATCAACCGCTGCAAGCTCGATGTGCGCACTAG GGGTCTTACGGTGATGTTCGAGATCATGAAGAGCTACGGACACACGTTTGAGAAGCACTGGTGGCATGACTTGTTCCGCATCATCTTTCGCATCTTCGACAACATGAAGCTTCCCGAGCAGCAGACTGAG AAAACGGAGTGGATGACCACGACCTGCAACCATGCGCTGTACGCCATCTGTGACGTCTTCACTCAGTTCTACGAGCCCCTCAGTGAGGTCCTGCTGGCTGACCTCTTCACTCAGCTGCAGTGGTGTGTCCGACAAG ATAATGAACAGCTGGCTCGGTCAGGGACCAACTGCCTGGAGAACCTGGTGATTCTGAATGGGGAGAAGTTCAGCCCGGACGTCTGGGACATCACCTGCTCCTGCATGCTGGAGATATTCCAGAACACCAGCCCACATGC CCTGCTGACGTGGCGGCCGGCCAGCCAGGAGGAGGAGACCGGAGACAGTAAACACATG gatgtgGAGATGGACTCCCAGTCTCAGAGCAGCTTTGAGAAGACCTTGTCTGAGCGAGGGCAGAGTCAGATGTCCAACGCCAGCGATGAGGCCTGGAGAGGGAAGTCTTACGCTA AAATTTCAGACCAGAAGCTGTTTGCCTGCCTGCTGATAAAATGCGTGGTGCAGCTGGAGCTGATCCAGACCATCGACAACATTGTGTTCTACCCGGCAACCAGCAAGAAGGAGGACGCGGACAACATGGCTGCTGCCCAG AGGGACATGCTAGAGGAGGCGGGGGGAGAGACGGGCGCCGCTGTGGgcggagcaggagagcagggcatGTACAAGCACCTGTCCCCTCctcacctcttcaagctgctgGACTGCCTGCTGGAGTCTCACGCCTTCGCCCGCGACTTCAACTCCAACAACGAGCAGcggactgccctgtggagagcAG GGTTCAAGGGGAAGTCAAAGCCCAACCTTCTGAAACAGGAGACGAGCAGCCTGGCCTGCTGCCTGAGAATCCTGTTCCGCATGTACTCCGACCAGCAGCTGCAGGCCTCCTGGCCCGACATCCAGACCCGCCTGCTGCT GGTGTGCAGTGAGGCCTTGGCCTATTTTATCAGCCTGACCTCTGAGAGTCACCGCGAGGCCTGGACcagcctcctcctgctgctgctcaccaAGACCCTCCGGCTCCCCGACACCAAG TTCAAGCCCCACGCCTCCTGTTACTACCCCCACCTGTGTGAGATGATGCAGTTTGACCTGATCCCTGAGCTCCGCGCCGTGCTGCGCCACTTCTTCCTGCGCATCGGCTCCGTCTTCCACATCGCCGCCCCCGAGGCCTGCCAGCCCCGGCCCGGGGGCACCTAG